Genomic window (Takifugu rubripes chromosome 1, fTakRub1.2, whole genome shotgun sequence):
GGAGACCCCTCATTTCAATTGTGCCAAAATAATCCCGGTCCCACAGAAATCATGCAGGAGCGGACTAAATAACTACAGGCCTGTTGCCATGACGTCTGTGGTCATAAAAACCCCCTGAGAGGCTGGTGTTGTCTCAGCTGAAGGACATCACAGGACCACTGCTGGACCACCTGCTGTTTTCCTATTGTGCACAGATCAGTAGAGGAAGCAGTCAACATGGGACTAGAATACATCCTCCAACACCTCGACTCCCCAGGCCCTTGTGCAAAAATCCCGTTTGTGGAATTTAGCTCGGCGTTCAACAGCATCGTCCCAGAAGGCCCATATCAAACCGACCCGGCTCACAGTCCCAGGTTCCATCTGTCAGACATCACGACGTTTATTCAGGCCATTTACTGCATCACTGTGAGTTTCCCCTTCCCCTAGCAACTTGAATCCACCAGTAATTTTATGTCAATTAGGCTTAATTATAGTTTATTATGTCTGTTATTTTGCGTAATGTATGTCTCCATATTGTCCTTACCTATACCTATAACCCAGAGGCAGATTTCTTGTATGTGCAAATTTATTACAACGTTTAACTATTATGCCTATGTTGAAACTAAAAAGACACAACGTGTATGTGAAGCACCGTCACAAATGGTAACTAACAAGTAACAGTGGAGGCTTTAAGAACAGGGCTCACACAGCTCCTCAATGGAGATAAATGGTGatgctggtgcagcagcagaacaggacGACAAGGGCAGGGCCACAACTGTGCCGAGGCAGCGGAGCACCCGTGCACGGGAGCTCTGGGGTCAAGGGTCACAGGGGAAGCTCGGGATGAGGGAGAGCGAGGGCCCATTCCAAGGTGCCTACAGCTTTAATTTCATGTTTAGTTCTCATGTATATGGTTCGGCTTCTTCATAGTTATGCATGTCTTTTCAAAGGAACCTATAATTAAACTGTAATTAAATTACTATAATTTGATCATGCATCAGTTATCCATCATTTTTAAACCTAATTAGACTTACAGTTGGTTGGAAAagtgattacacacacacacacacacacacacacacacacacacacccctgcggTAATATAGAGTCCCTGATCAACTTAACTTTAGACTTGGGGGTAACCCAAGAGATGGCTGACATGGTGAACCTTAAAGCAGGACCCCCGCTGTAATAGGATGTCTTTATTTAACTGAATAAAAAGTTTATTTTGCCAGAAACCAagaaaattatttaaaaatcacatccattttaaaatgtttagtAAAGCCATCAACTCTTTCAAAACCTGAAACAAGCCTTTTCCACAGAAAGGTCTTCTTACAATGGAAATTTCTAGGCTTATTTAATGAAACAATGAAAACTGTGAAATGAATCTACTGCTTTGTTCTGAACATAATGATGAtatttcatttgaaaatgtGACTCACCCCTGCTAGATTAAACTGGTGTATATTTTTGTTAAAATGTATCATTTAGCATTAGAGTGTATGAAAAACGAATTATAAAATCTGGCCACACGTCCGTGTGTAAGCTTCAGATTGGCCAAAATGCAAGGATAAAGCATCCAGCAATGAAGGACAAAGATGGAGTGGATaaaattcttgtttttttcctcaggtTGCGTCCACGGTCACATGGCGCTGTTGGCTGTGCTCTGATGTATAGTGGTGTATTGCCACATTATGTAGCCCAGCATTGAGCACCAGTGCACCACATCCCACTTCCCCGCTGTCTCTCAAGGTTTCCCTATGTCTGCTTCTGCTTATCCAAGGTCATCCACGCCGCTGAAGGCTCCCTGCAACCTTGAGCAGCTAACTGGCCAGGAAATGTGTGTTCTCCTGTTCCACTACCTACATACTCCCCTGTCAATCAAGCAGGAACACGAGTGGGACTGTCATTAGCTGTTGTGGCAGTCTGCCATTAGGTCACTCCTGCGGATAAAATccaaaaaacaaagaacaaaaaagggGCCAGGCACAAAATGTAAGCCTCAAGGTCAAAACACTAATTGAATCAAGTGCTTGAGAGTGTAGTTTAAATTGCTTCAATGTAGTTTGTGCATGTTTGGATAGTTTCAGGGACATGTTTCTTAAGTTCACTGATGGCTGCTGCAATTGGGgacaaatgaaaaatgttttattgactCTGTCAGTACAGAATGTGGCAACTGCTTCATAGAATTAATACAATTAAACCAATTAAGACAGTTTTTCCCACCACTGTCTGCTTACATAGAAATCGTGGTCTCTGGCAAAACCtgttgagagagagaaagaaaatcagaGGATCCTGACTGGAAACCTTGAAAGATGGCGAGTCTTTCTAAAATCATACTTtcacaaaggaagaaaaatataAGTAAACAGTATATGTCTGTTCCAATTAACAAGGCCACATTCTGAaagctttttaaataaaggcaAGTCACAGAGTGCTACAGAGCATTAAAGCCACAATAGCGAGAGTGTATCTGGGACCTTGGCTTTGATATGAAATCTTGTGGCCTTGCCTTTATTGCCCTCCATGGTAAAAGCTCTTTGTGACAAGAAAATTACTTTATGAACCTCTGAAAAGACGTTCCAACATTTCAACCTTTCTGCTAGTTTCAATGCAGACAtgagagttgtttttttttactgactttAGTATTAATCACCCTCTATTCCAGGACTTATTTCATGGCTTCGCCTCATTATTTGGTCTCGTCTTACCTGTCctcagagaagaaaaggagaaattaCAGCATAATTGGCCTTTTAATTAATTACTTGGAATCAAATAAGTAAAATACTGTACACTGCATCATTTGATTAATTGGGGGggttgaaacaaacaaacaccactATAGCAGAGTTCAACTCAACGTTTCATAATCTCCCCTCAACCAAAAGTTCTGCTTTGCATTTCAAGGTCTGTGGAAGTcagtgtgtttgagggtgaCCTGCTATGCTGGATGTCAGGGGAATCGCCTGGATACGCAGTCCTGTTTCTGTTTAGATCCGTGAGACTTTGCCTCTTCTAACATGTAACCTGGAATGTCCAATCCTGAAAGAAGCAAAGCTGCATCTCTGTGACCCTGAGACTTCACAGGGACCCGACCGTGGCGCTCGACGCGGCGAACAGTGTCCTCCTGTGGCTCTCTGGACAGGAAACAAGGAAGCCGATCAAACCCGGACTCAGAAGGCTGCCTCTGCCTTCAACTGGAAAGGGGGTGCAGGCGGTTACGCACCTTTGATACGAGGAAACCTTAACAAAAACACCTGCCACTTTTATTCTGGAAAACTGAATACAGCCTTTGTGTCAATTTCTATCAATtcaaaaataacaaaagcagCAAAGATGTGCTGAACCCACACAGAGAAGGATCAGGTTTCTATATCAGGTACCAGCATCACTGCTTCAGATgttggtactttggaggctgcAGGCTTACGTCCcggtgctgctggtggctggTTGTTATTGAGTTTGGTAGTAAAAGCTTTATTATGCCATCATTCTGATAGATTTCACAATATTGAAGCTGTTTGCTAGTGTACAGACTGCTACAGCTCTCAGGCATGAAACAAACAGCCTTGTAGCATGAATACATGCATCACACATCCGTGCAAGGTCAAACACACCAAGTGAAGCAACAATAAGCATGAGCGAGTGGAACTTTATTTGATTTAGGTAAACAACTGTGGGCCAAACCCTGGGGTGGTTCACACTGTTCTGAGCTGGCAGGGATGCAGCGACCTTCCATCCATAGAACCACAGAGAGCCTTTCATTTCAGACAGCCAGGGTGCACTGTTATGCAAACGTGCAATTGGTGCGAAAACAAGGGGATTGCCGGAGTTCACTTCCCTTTATTGTCCTCTCGAAAATGAAAACCACTCAGACGCACACACAGTTAAATTAATACATATTTATAGTATATTTAGTGATTCAACTGGGCttggtaattaaaaaaaatataaaatattttgcGAAGGTCTTCAGAATTGCTGCCCAAATATTTGGCTACACGGAGCAACGTTTTACGCCGACATCAGCACGACTCTGACTGATTTAAATGACTGTAAAAGGGGAAAGTGAGTTCCTTGACACGCCAGTTACTCGTCCTCATTCTCTGTCAGCTTCTCCTTGGATGACTCACTGGAAATCTGCAGAAAGGGAGTGCTGATTTCACTTGATTGTTTGTCTCCAGCCACCCGCAGCAGGCAGCTGAGAACCATGTCCTTGGCCAGGCCAGCCTCCAGATTACCTTCCCGGCTCAGTTGTAAAGTGATCTGGTCTATGCTGGTCAAGACCATCTCCGAGCCCAGCAGAGGGCAAATGGGGCCTGCCTGTGGCTCCTCTTCCCTGGCTATGTTCTCCATCATATACTGCTGGTACAAATCCATGAGTTTCTGCTCCAGGTAGCGATTTAAAAGAGAGTTGGAGTGCGGACCGTCACGATTGTGGAACAAAAAGCTACGCTCGCGAGTGCTCCCGAGCCTCCATCGATTGGAGCCTCCCCTCAGTGGGTTCAGAAGGCCGCCATGGGATGTGTGCAGTGGGGGGGAGTCCTCGACAGCTGGAAGGACATGAGAGGATTGCAGGAAGGAATCCAGGGTTGGTGGGAGCTGACCATCACTGACCTGGAGAGGCAGCACCTGCTCACCTCCTATTTGGAGGTCACTGTAGTCCTGACAGATGCTCTGgcagaaggagggaaggaggaaaggGGGAGCGCCATCTGAGCGCGCCTGAGCTTGGATCTCTATCAGCGGGGCAATCTGTaggtctggaggagggctgTACTGGTTCAGCGACAGAAGAGGAGAGCTGTATGACAGTGGTGAGGCATCCCTGCTGTCTGCGCCACCTGTCTGCTCAGGCACTCTGGAACGGGTCCTCTGGAGAGGGTCACGAGAGGGGAGGGGATCTACTTCCCCGAGTTCCCCATAAAGCATGCTCCACAATCGGCCTTCACAGAGCATGGCTGCAACAAAGACACACGCAGGTACTTAAAAAATACATATTCACACTTCACTGATTGTATATAGCAAACTGTATTCCATTAATAAACGCTGCCTTTTGTGGCTCAAAACCACCTAAATAAATGCATAAGATTTATTTACATATTATACAGAGGGACTAACCAAACGTTATGGTAATGTATAAAGTGAAGGCGAGATTAACGCTttaagctgcagcagaaagctCTTACAAATCAAAGCTCTTTGAAATCAGGATCTATTTTTGCTGGTGTATAGTCGGTCTTCATCGTGTCGTGCTGAAATTCACAGGTTACTATTGTGAACATTTCAACAATTAATTAACTCctgttttacttttgttttttactctAACGTTCTTGTATCCCACAATTATTAGCATGAGTTTTTTGAAGACAACGTAAAGCCAGAAGCCCCCTACCTGAATGGGTCTTTCAGCTGTCAGGTGTCCACAGTTGAGCTCAGCAGAGAACGAGGCGTCACACAAACATCACTGGCTCTGAGAACAAGTGACTGAACGCAGTTGTTTTATTCTCCTGCAGAAAGGAAGTGAGACTGTCTCCTTTCTGCAGCTGAACCCATCGTGCTTCTGATGTGTATTTCTGCAGCCTTGCCCAACAATGTGGTTACATCTGTTTGTACTCACCTGAACTCAGTGGAAGGTAACAGCCGTTCCTGTATTCTTATCACCAaatgaggagggggaaaaactaaactaaaccaAAAGGAAATCAGAGCTTCTGCTTCtccaaaaatgaaaacaggtgTGTGGAAAGCTGACAATAAAGGCATATTTTATAGCCAAAATTGCAAGAAACCGAGAGTTATACAATTCCTCTTTGAGACTGCTGTGAGGACAGTGGGGCTgcacagctgctgtggagaacgtTTGGACCTACACAGCCAAAGCAGAAGTGTCACTCAGGAACAAAACCGCAAGTCATCACTTCCCCCTGCAAACCCCTCTCCATCCCCaaccccccaaacacacacacacacacacacacacacacacacacatacattgtGCATGTAAGTCAGGCATCACATTTGAAAGATGAGTGGAACATGATTTAGTCAGGAGACCTAAGCTCCACCACCAGAACAATAATCCAGAACATCTTTAACCATTTTAAGgtttatttatagattttgaTTCGTTGAAATTATTTAGCCCTTTCAAATGTTGTGCAATGCTATTGAATGTTGCTTAAAAGAGAACAGAGAACCGATTTACACTGAGACAAATGTGCTGTTAAGACCAAAATACGATACACTGAACCTCTCTGCCCCCTGAGTCAGGCCATCTGACACTGTTGCACTACACCAAGTGTAGAGTTGCAGCCGGTGGTATCGTCACAATAGCGTTGCTAAGCAACATCCTCCAACACTATTAGATGTCAACTAACGTCAGTTTAGATAAGACGCTCGGGACAGTTTTTGATTCTCTGTCCCGATTATTTCAGCACCCCGGACAGCGACAGGACACGGAGAACACCTCTGGGCAGGTTTAAAGGacccttgtttgtttgtttgtttgattcaTTGATTACCTATTTGTTTAAAAGCATGGGTAGAAGAATCCCCACAAACAGGAACCTATGGGCAAGTCTGTAACACCTAAATAGTCCGTGCGGAGGAATGTTTAGGAAGCTTAATAATGTGTTCCGCCCCAACAATCAGGCGCACAGAGGGCGGGACGGTGGCTCCGCCGGTGTGTCCCGGTCGGAGCAGGACTATCACAGCGCCTGCACGGTCCGGCTGGTCCGCAGCACCTCCatgctggtggtgggggagcgGAGCCAGGCCGCTGAGGGTCCCATCTTAAAGCGGAGCAAAAGCACCGTTAGCATCGAGTCCACCCTGTTCTATTACCAGAGACAAGAGGACCGGATCTGGCTGTACTCACAGAGCAGAAACTGTCTGGAGTACCTGGAGGCGCTGGTGGAACTGAGGCGGAAATACACCCAAACGGTAGGGGACTTTACAAGGAGCGAGGCCGAGGCCGCGACGTCCCTCAAGAAGAGGCCGGCCCCGCCGCCACCGCCTGGGAAAGAAGAAGCGGTAAAGAAAATCTTAAATCCTCTTTTAAAAAGCGGCCGAGCGGAGTCAAAACAAGTGTGCCTGCCATTGTTTGAA
Coding sequences:
- the LOC105417083 gene encoding uncharacterized protein CXorf21 isoform X2, encoding MLCEGRLWSMLYGELGEVDPLPSRDPLQRTRSRVPEQTGGADSRDASPLSYSSPLLSLNQYSPPPDLQIAPLIEIQAQARSDGAPPFLLPSFCQSICQDYSDLQIGAVEDSPPLHTSHGGLLNPLRGGSNRWRLGSTRERSFLFHNRDGPHSNSLLNRYLEQKLMDLYQQYMMENIAREEEPQAGPICPLLGSEMVLTSIDQITLQLSREGNLEAGLAKDMVLSCLLRVAGDKQSSEISTPFLQISSESSKEKLTENEDE
- the c9h13orf42 gene encoding uncharacterized protein C13orf42, which encodes MFRKLNNVFRPNNQAHRGRDGGSAGVSRSEQDYHSACTVRLVRSTSMLVVGERSQAAEGPILKRSKSTVSIESTLFYYQRQEDRIWLYSQSRNCLEYLEALVELRRKYTQTVGDFTRSEAEAATSLKKRPAPPPPPGKEEAARRTRDSDPPVPNEEDTLRYLDAVIASCDSEAQRKPYTDEGHADVDFIVASTSAQHGLHSNWVLRVPRVTDDGEQEALPDCANQSGGKKRHKNGSTSSRLRLQRNPIHLPKVVESALQTLRFKPRLKKH
- the LOC105417083 gene encoding uncharacterized protein CXorf21 isoform X1 → MLCEGRLWSMLYGELGEVDPLPSRDPLQRTRSRVPEQTGGADSRDASPLSYSSPLLSLNQYSPPPDLQIAPLIEIQAQARSDGAPPFLLPSFCQSICQDYSDLQIGGEQVLPLQVSDGQLPPTLDSFLQSSHVLPAVEDSPPLHTSHGGLLNPLRGGSNRWRLGSTRERSFLFHNRDGPHSNSLLNRYLEQKLMDLYQQYMMENIAREEEPQAGPICPLLGSEMVLTSIDQITLQLSREGNLEAGLAKDMVLSCLLRVAGDKQSSEISTPFLQISSESSKEKLTENEDE